In Symmachiella dynata, the following are encoded in one genomic region:
- a CDS encoding efflux RND transporter periplasmic adaptor subunit yields MVFGQPLSFPEPRFPLPLARLRLMAVTPPSKASASDHPHLAPLHSRPFYWWVMRLLPVGLFFVAGVLLIFVIGLAQKAGWLQPDGGSAGLSQASDGEQVFTCPMHPQIRQPVPGRCPICGMELVKAAAVGANIDEFAVNIDPAQRRLANIQTAEVKQEPVSTSIETIGAIQIDESRQATIAAYIDGRLERLFADYTGVEVNQGDHLAVLYSPQLFAAQVEYVESGKALEKMTGGALASVRQVQEKLVENSRQKLIELGMTEEQVKQLETSGKPQSRLTIYAPIGGTVTQKLAEEGKYIKAGEPIYRIANLTTVWLMLELYPEDASRIRFGQRVQAELQSLPGQKLEGRVAFIDPTVNVAKRTVGVRVEFKNDEGRLRPGDYARAVITIPIGPQGEIYDSELAGKWISPMHPQVIRDQPGDCPICGMKLVPTSRFGYTDAPVTQPDSLYVPRSAVLMAGEHSVVYIETEPGRFELRKVALGPILRDKAVILSGVEVGEQVATSGNFLIDSQMQLAGKPSLIDPTRYTPKKGTEQSDNHPLSFASIHVQRIPDEMGDKLEQLYRAYFAIQKSFANDNQPSAELATQLHQLAAEVAEAEEISKPARKQLQEVAADSEHLHHLSLEKGRKKFKAISAVMVTLATTYRGAKSTEPFRHFFCPMVPGGAGDWLQADDKLINPYFGSQMLTCGELVHTIAADATEASDDKAAGDNPNHTTHKHEGE; encoded by the coding sequence ATGGTCTTTGGCCAGCCGCTCTCTTTCCCAGAACCTCGATTCCCTCTTCCGTTGGCGAGGTTAAGATTGATGGCTGTTACGCCCCCCAGTAAAGCTTCCGCTTCAGATCACCCCCACTTGGCTCCGCTGCATTCACGACCATTCTATTGGTGGGTCATGAGATTGCTACCGGTGGGGCTGTTTTTTGTAGCAGGAGTCCTGCTCATTTTTGTAATTGGCTTGGCCCAAAAGGCCGGATGGCTCCAGCCAGACGGTGGATCTGCTGGCCTTTCACAAGCAAGCGATGGTGAGCAGGTATTCACATGCCCAATGCACCCCCAAATCCGACAACCAGTACCGGGACGCTGCCCGATCTGTGGTATGGAACTGGTAAAGGCTGCCGCTGTTGGGGCCAACATTGATGAATTTGCCGTCAACATCGACCCCGCTCAGCGACGATTGGCGAATATTCAAACGGCGGAAGTCAAACAGGAACCGGTTAGTACGTCGATCGAAACCATTGGAGCCATTCAGATCGACGAAAGTCGACAAGCGACCATCGCCGCATACATCGATGGTCGCTTGGAACGCCTGTTTGCCGACTATACCGGTGTAGAGGTCAATCAAGGAGACCACCTGGCAGTGCTCTACAGCCCGCAACTGTTCGCCGCTCAAGTCGAGTATGTCGAGTCAGGAAAGGCCCTTGAAAAAATGACCGGAGGCGCACTGGCTTCGGTTCGACAAGTGCAAGAAAAACTTGTGGAGAATTCTCGGCAAAAGCTCATTGAACTGGGCATGACGGAAGAACAGGTCAAGCAACTGGAGACGAGCGGAAAACCGCAATCCCGGCTTACGATTTATGCTCCTATTGGTGGAACGGTTACGCAAAAACTGGCCGAGGAAGGCAAGTATATTAAGGCCGGAGAACCGATTTACCGGATCGCTAATTTGACGACGGTGTGGTTGATGTTGGAACTTTATCCAGAAGACGCAAGCCGCATTCGATTTGGACAGCGTGTGCAGGCCGAGTTGCAATCGCTTCCCGGTCAAAAACTCGAAGGACGTGTGGCGTTCATTGATCCGACGGTGAATGTCGCTAAACGCACCGTCGGGGTGCGGGTCGAATTCAAGAATGACGAGGGTCGGCTGCGTCCGGGGGACTACGCACGGGCCGTCATCACGATCCCCATTGGACCGCAAGGCGAGATTTATGACTCAGAATTGGCTGGGAAATGGATCAGCCCCATGCATCCGCAGGTGATTCGGGATCAGCCTGGGGACTGTCCTATCTGCGGAATGAAACTTGTCCCCACATCCCGCTTTGGGTATACGGATGCGCCTGTCACGCAGCCTGATTCACTGTATGTTCCCCGTTCAGCGGTTTTGATGGCAGGGGAACACAGTGTGGTTTACATCGAGACCGAACCGGGACGCTTTGAGCTTCGTAAAGTTGCTTTGGGCCCGATCCTGAGAGACAAAGCAGTGATACTTTCCGGTGTAGAGGTCGGTGAACAGGTCGCCACTTCAGGGAATTTCCTCATCGACTCACAGATGCAACTTGCGGGGAAACCGAGCCTGATCGATCCGACTCGGTATACGCCAAAGAAAGGAACTGAGCAATCCGATAATCATCCGCTTTCGTTTGCATCCATTCATGTTCAACGAATTCCCGACGAGATGGGGGACAAGCTCGAACAGCTTTATCGAGCCTATTTTGCCATCCAGAAATCCTTCGCTAATGATAATCAGCCGTCCGCAGAGCTTGCTACGCAACTTCATCAACTGGCAGCAGAAGTTGCTGAGGCCGAAGAAATTTCTAAGCCTGCCCGGAAGCAATTACAGGAAGTGGCAGCCGACTCTGAACATCTGCATCACCTCTCACTTGAGAAGGGTCGGAAGAAATTCAAAGCAATCAGCGCTGTGATGGTCACATTAGCCACAACCTACCGGGGAGCCAAATCCACAGAACCTTTCCGTCACTTTTTCTGCCCGATGGTGCCTGGTGGGGCTGGGGATTGGCTTCAAGCTGATGACAAGCTGATCAATCCCTACTTCGGCAGTCAGATGCTCACTTGCGGCGAACTGGTGCATACGATTGCTGCAGATGCAACAGAAGCGTCGGACGACAAAGCGGCAGGAGACAATCCAAATCACACCACTCACAAGCACGAAGGAGAATAA
- a CDS encoding copper oxidase: MSAENNRRQFLKTGSLTAAGILATGVGASAAESLEGPPSTPPTDSAPSHPAHVQAEYDGFSRYKPSRGNDPESPYYLGKQVPGFRTLDEGPAPFDAPQIPKLPYVMKNGVKEFHLVPQPVQREFLPGYWMNVWGFNGSMPGPTIEINQGDRIRIIVTNELPEIVTVHLHGFEMPVQYDGADTMTQNPIPPGKQFVYEFDVHEEGTYFYHTHVAMQEAFGMVGWVIVHPRKTYDPPVDRDFGLLFQNFFIAPNQTVADSMKMDWNWHTINGRSGPYFPPLVCKHGERVRVRLLNFSPMQHHPIHMHGHTFWLTGHEGARAPKSAWIPRNTELIAVAQASDFEFIANNPGDWMFHCHMVHHMMNHMVEQVGPRIRKGASVDRYLANLDSVPQAVVSKTALGEEPPGYPQKMQGMHMSMESMKTIWAAREMKGMRAPVPMSMAGLMTAMRVLPADLYHRVMETDEDIPKGEIFDEIVRRFGDPETYQPSPQSETHGSHE; the protein is encoded by the coding sequence ATGTCCGCCGAAAACAATCGTCGCCAATTCTTGAAAACCGGTTCGCTCACTGCCGCGGGGATTTTGGCAACTGGCGTTGGTGCTTCCGCTGCGGAGTCGCTGGAAGGACCGCCGTCAACTCCGCCAACCGATTCCGCACCTTCGCACCCAGCGCACGTCCAAGCGGAGTATGACGGATTTTCCCGATACAAACCTAGTCGGGGCAACGATCCGGAAAGCCCCTACTATCTCGGGAAGCAAGTCCCTGGATTTCGCACGCTGGACGAAGGTCCCGCGCCGTTTGACGCTCCGCAGATCCCCAAGTTGCCGTATGTAATGAAAAATGGCGTGAAGGAATTTCACCTCGTGCCGCAACCGGTACAGCGGGAGTTTCTGCCGGGCTATTGGATGAATGTCTGGGGTTTCAACGGTTCGATGCCGGGCCCCACCATCGAAATCAACCAGGGCGATCGCATTCGCATCATCGTCACGAACGAATTACCGGAAATTGTAACGGTGCATTTGCACGGCTTCGAAATGCCGGTGCAATATGACGGTGCCGATACGATGACGCAAAATCCTATTCCCCCTGGCAAGCAGTTTGTTTACGAATTCGACGTCCACGAGGAGGGGACTTATTTTTACCATACACACGTCGCAATGCAGGAAGCATTCGGCATGGTAGGCTGGGTGATTGTCCATCCCCGCAAGACCTACGACCCGCCCGTTGATCGCGACTTTGGTTTGCTGTTTCAAAATTTCTTCATTGCACCGAACCAAACGGTCGCTGATTCGATGAAGATGGATTGGAACTGGCACACGATCAATGGCCGCAGCGGACCTTACTTTCCGCCGCTGGTATGCAAGCACGGCGAACGTGTCCGTGTGCGGTTGCTCAATTTCAGTCCCATGCAGCATCATCCGATCCATATGCACGGGCACACGTTTTGGCTGACCGGTCACGAAGGGGCGCGGGCTCCCAAGTCGGCTTGGATTCCGCGTAACACCGAGCTAATCGCCGTGGCTCAGGCCTCCGATTTCGAATTCATCGCTAATAATCCCGGCGACTGGATGTTTCACTGCCATATGGTGCATCACATGATGAACCACATGGTTGAACAGGTCGGCCCCCGAATTCGTAAAGGGGCCTCCGTGGATCGTTATTTGGCAAATCTCGATTCCGTCCCGCAAGCGGTCGTCTCGAAGACGGCTCTCGGTGAAGAACCACCAGGTTACCCGCAGAAAATGCAAGGGATGCACATGTCGATGGAGTCGATGAAAACCATATGGGCCGCACGAGAAATGAAGGGGATGCGTGCGCCTGTCCCCATGTCGATGGCCGGCTTAATGACGGCCATGCGGGTATTGCCGGCCGACTTATACCATCGTGTCATGGAAACGGACGAGGATATCCCAAAAGGCGAAATCTTCGATGAAATCGTCCGCCGCTTCGGCGATCCGGAAACCTATCAGCCTTCACCTCAGTCAGAAACGCATGGAAGCCATGAGTAG
- a CDS encoding TolC family protein, translating to MDAEILKPSCMLALMLMIIGCASAETTARRSDAHIEPTVSVVQQGEETTLADELLADDVTHVLRVSGQESAGQTSTPTPAEKLAGSTFLPPPATPDAPEAIKINKDLDAVGEPLTLDLLEALACQNNPTLLQAQAQIQGELGKAIQAGLWPNPRLSYVQEQIGVAGTAGEFVGGTVQQRIVTGRKLDLSRAKYLAMTRAAEWHALQQQYRVLNDVRSHYFRTRGNYELVQIHRELLKIAEDKVLTTREQYNVGQASRVDVHMANVSLQQSRLVLLQRENDYHQSFETLAALVGTNLPLTPMATGIEGDLTPIDYQEVRLRLLTESPQIQAARQKLESDRITVRRETVQPIPDIVFEGGVGHNYESPDTVATARIGIDVPIFDWNQGTIRQAEADYSRQQGEVRRVELLLQQDLAHTYRDYLNALQHATNYAEIIVPEAAAAYELQLRSYDEDRIAWPEVLKTQEEYFKLKSQYVQHLTAWRESEVLIIGYLLHGGLQTPPTPIPPGHIDSVAKPR from the coding sequence ATGGACGCAGAAATATTAAAACCATCGTGTATGCTTGCTCTGATGCTCATGATCATCGGCTGCGCGAGCGCGGAGACAACAGCGCGTCGCTCGGATGCTCACATTGAGCCGACTGTCAGTGTCGTTCAACAGGGCGAGGAAACCACACTCGCGGACGAACTATTGGCTGATGACGTGACGCATGTTCTGCGCGTCTCTGGCCAAGAGTCAGCTGGGCAAACTTCCACGCCCACACCGGCCGAAAAGCTGGCGGGAAGCACGTTTCTTCCTCCGCCGGCAACACCCGACGCCCCGGAAGCCATCAAGATCAATAAGGATCTGGATGCTGTCGGCGAACCGTTGACGCTAGACTTGCTAGAAGCGTTGGCTTGCCAGAACAACCCGACACTGCTGCAGGCGCAAGCACAGATACAAGGAGAACTGGGCAAGGCCATCCAGGCCGGTCTGTGGCCGAACCCGCGACTGAGTTACGTACAAGAGCAGATCGGCGTCGCAGGCACGGCGGGAGAATTTGTGGGTGGCACGGTTCAGCAACGGATTGTGACCGGTCGCAAACTTGACTTAAGCCGCGCGAAGTATTTGGCAATGACACGGGCAGCGGAATGGCATGCCTTGCAACAGCAATACCGGGTGCTCAATGACGTCCGTTCCCACTACTTCCGCACGCGTGGAAACTATGAATTGGTCCAGATCCACCGCGAACTGCTGAAAATTGCGGAAGACAAAGTGCTCACAACCCGCGAACAGTATAACGTTGGCCAAGCCTCGCGCGTGGATGTCCACATGGCGAATGTATCGTTGCAACAATCGCGACTGGTATTGTTGCAGCGCGAGAATGATTATCATCAGTCTTTTGAGACGTTAGCGGCGCTGGTGGGGACCAACCTGCCGTTGACGCCGATGGCGACTGGCATCGAAGGCGACTTAACTCCGATTGACTATCAAGAGGTTCGGCTGCGTTTGCTGACAGAGTCGCCGCAAATCCAAGCTGCCCGGCAGAAGCTTGAATCTGATCGTATAACCGTACGCCGCGAAACCGTTCAACCAATTCCTGATATCGTGTTCGAAGGGGGCGTTGGACATAATTATGAGAGTCCCGATACTGTCGCGACCGCCCGAATCGGGATCGACGTACCAATTTTCGACTGGAATCAGGGAACGATTCGCCAAGCGGAAGCTGATTATTCCCGGCAACAAGGAGAAGTCCGTAGGGTGGAACTGTTGCTCCAGCAGGACTTGGCGCATACTTATCGCGACTATCTGAACGCACTGCAGCATGCGACGAACTACGCAGAGATCATAGTGCCTGAAGCCGCCGCCGCCTATGAATTGCAACTCCGCAGCTACGACGAGGACCGAATCGCGTGGCCGGAAGTCCTGAAAACGCAAGAGGAATACTTCAAATTGAAGTCGCAGTACGTCCAACACCTCACCGCTTGGCGTGAATCGGAGGTGTTGATCATTGGGTATTTGCTGCATGGCGGACTGCAAACTCCCCCGACGCCGATTCCCCCCGGTCACATCGATTCGGTTGCCAAGCCACGCTAA
- a CDS encoding TolC family protein, whose translation MKPASENLSNDDEVLQASFDDAQLGIETESVFESPLQPFQISSLEELEQTALNQNPNLVRLYREYLAASSRSRYVDELPDPNVGANVFIEPIETAAGSQRANITVNQTIPWLSKLSAEEQRACFEAMAISADYRAERLRVLAGVRTGWYRLYVIDKQIETTNANQQLLESLIDIANAKVATGTASQGDVLLGTLELSRLEERLLTYHRQRTAVEAEVNRLVTQEAETRISVPETIPVQSPQWTAGELYQVALESQPDFQAAQLRTQATRWGIEVARLSRRPSVTLSANYFPTDDNRPISPFVNVGENPWSLGVHMSIPINNEKYSSLQDEATWKHFASHDSLQALFDRYDALIVDLLTEARRADETAVLYQETILPQARQTLQTDQESYSNGTVEFDRVVQDYRNLLTLELGYHQAIGDLAISVAQIRRAAGQDLPITVAVVPPSPSE comes from the coding sequence GCCTCGTTTGACGATGCCCAGCTTGGGATAGAGACCGAAAGTGTCTTTGAATCCCCGCTTCAGCCATTCCAGATTTCTTCGTTGGAAGAGTTGGAACAGACGGCGCTCAATCAGAATCCGAACTTGGTCCGTTTGTATCGTGAGTATTTAGCGGCCTCGTCCCGCTCACGATATGTCGATGAACTTCCCGATCCGAATGTCGGGGCAAACGTATTCATAGAACCAATTGAAACGGCTGCCGGTTCGCAGCGGGCAAACATCACCGTCAACCAGACGATCCCTTGGCTCAGCAAACTTTCTGCTGAGGAGCAACGCGCTTGTTTTGAAGCGATGGCGATTAGTGCGGACTATCGGGCCGAACGATTGAGAGTGCTTGCCGGTGTTCGGACCGGATGGTATCGGCTCTATGTCATCGACAAGCAGATTGAAACAACGAATGCCAACCAACAACTGCTGGAATCGCTGATCGATATCGCCAATGCTAAGGTGGCCACAGGAACCGCGTCACAGGGAGACGTGCTACTGGGCACTTTGGAATTAAGTCGCTTGGAAGAACGACTCTTGACCTATCATCGGCAGCGGACAGCCGTCGAAGCGGAAGTGAATCGTTTAGTGACCCAGGAGGCGGAGACGCGAATTTCCGTTCCCGAGACCATCCCCGTTCAATCCCCGCAATGGACGGCCGGCGAGCTCTATCAAGTTGCCCTGGAGTCGCAACCCGATTTCCAGGCAGCACAACTGCGAACGCAGGCGACTCGCTGGGGTATTGAGGTCGCCCGCTTGAGTCGTCGCCCTTCGGTGACATTGTCGGCCAATTATTTCCCGACCGACGATAATCGCCCGATCTCACCGTTTGTCAATGTTGGTGAAAATCCGTGGTCTTTGGGTGTGCACATGAGCATTCCCATCAACAACGAGAAATACAGCTCCCTGCAAGATGAGGCGACCTGGAAGCACTTTGCGTCGCACGATTCGCTGCAGGCGTTATTTGACCGCTATGACGCCTTGATCGTGGATTTGCTGACCGAAGCTCGCAGAGCCGACGAAACAGCTGTGCTCTATCAAGAAACGATTTTGCCCCAGGCCCGTCAAACACTCCAGACCGATCAAGAATCCTATTCCAACGGAACCGTTGAGTTTGATCGCGTAGTGCAAGATTACCGCAACCTGCTCACGTTAGAACTCGGATACCACCAGGCGATCGGTGATCTGGCCATCTCGGTTGCCCAAATTCGCCGGGCGGCCGGACAAGATCTTCCGATTACGGTTGCTGTAGTTCCTCCATCGCCATCGGAATGA